A stretch of the Paenibacillus dendritiformis genome encodes the following:
- the nusA gene encoding transcription termination factor NusA yields MSMDFIEALTEIEREKGISKDVLIEAIEAALISSYKRNFNTAQNVRVDVNRATGVIKVFARKTVVDEVLDPRLEISLHAAREMNPNYQLDDICEIEVTPRDFGRIAAQTAKQVVTQRIREAERGLIYNAFIDKAEDIVTGIVQRQDMRNVFVDLGKVEAVLPLNELMPNEKFKHGDRVKAYITKVENTTKGPQIVLSRTHPGLLKRLFELEVPEIFDGVVEIKSVAREAGQRSKIAVHSRNEEVDPVGSCVGPKGMRVQTIVNELRGEKIDIVRWSDDVKEYVANALSPSKVVDVTVYESEKMARVIVPDYQLSLAIGIKGQNARLAAKLTGWKIDIKSESQAEQEPVQEESGIAGTDTDSFDSFEE; encoded by the coding sequence ATGAGTATGGATTTTATTGAAGCGTTGACCGAAATTGAACGAGAAAAAGGAATTAGCAAAGATGTATTGATTGAAGCGATTGAAGCTGCTCTTATTTCCAGCTACAAGCGCAATTTCAACACCGCGCAAAACGTGCGCGTCGACGTGAACCGCGCGACGGGCGTCATTAAAGTATTCGCCCGCAAGACGGTAGTGGATGAGGTTCTCGACCCTCGCCTGGAAATTTCGCTTCACGCCGCCCGCGAGATGAACCCGAATTACCAGCTCGATGACATTTGCGAAATCGAAGTGACGCCGCGCGATTTCGGCCGCATTGCTGCCCAGACAGCGAAGCAGGTCGTTACCCAGCGCATTCGCGAGGCGGAGCGCGGCCTTATTTATAACGCGTTTATCGACAAAGCGGAAGATATCGTGACAGGTATCGTGCAGCGTCAAGATATGCGCAACGTCTTCGTCGATCTGGGCAAGGTGGAAGCGGTTCTCCCGCTGAATGAGCTGATGCCGAACGAGAAGTTCAAGCACGGAGATCGGGTGAAAGCATATATTACGAAGGTGGAAAATACGACAAAAGGCCCGCAAATCGTGCTGTCCCGGACGCATCCGGGCCTGCTGAAGCGCCTGTTCGAGCTGGAAGTGCCCGAAATCTTCGACGGGGTCGTCGAAATCAAGTCGGTCGCGCGCGAAGCGGGACAGCGCTCCAAGATCGCGGTTCACTCCCGGAACGAAGAGGTGGATCCGGTAGGTTCCTGCGTCGGACCGAAAGGGATGCGGGTGCAGACGATTGTGAATGAGCTGCGCGGCGAGAAAATCGATATCGTCCGCTGGTCGGACGATGTGAAGGAGTATGTCGCCAATGCGCTCAGCCCTTCCAAAGTCGTCGATGTCACCGTGTATGAATCCGAGAAGATGGCGCGGGTGATCGTGCCGGATTATCAATTGTCGCTCGCCATCGGCATCAAAGGCCAGAACGCGCGCCTCGCCGCCAAGCTGACCGGATGGAAGATTGATATCAAGAGCGAGTCCCAGGCCGAGCAAGAGCCTGTTCAGGAAGAGAGCGGCATAGCGGGTACAGACACAGACAGCTTCGACAGCTTCGAAGAATAA
- the rnpM gene encoding RNase P modulator RnpM — translation MRTRKVPLRKCVACQEMMPKKELIRVVRTPEDEVLIDLTGKKSGRGAYLCGKLSCFKLAHKSRALDRALKHQVQPEIYEQLAQDFIKVEDEFNAMKEQVDDDE, via the coding sequence ATGAGAACAAGGAAGGTTCCGCTGCGCAAATGCGTCGCCTGTCAAGAAATGATGCCGAAAAAAGAACTGATTCGCGTCGTCCGGACGCCGGAAGACGAAGTTCTCATCGATCTGACCGGCAAGAAATCGGGCCGCGGCGCTTACTTGTGCGGGAAGCTGTCCTGCTTCAAGCTGGCGCATAAATCGCGGGCTTTGGACAGAGCGTTGAAGCATCAGGTGCAGCCTGAAATCTATGAGCAGCTTGCGCAAGATTTCATCAAGGTGGAAGATGAATTCAATGCAATGAAGGAACAGGTGGACGATGATGAGTAA
- a CDS encoding L7Ae/L30e/S12e/Gadd45 family ribosomal protein, with amino-acid sequence MSKLMSQLGLAQRAGKLVTGDEIVLKAIRGSQAQLVIVAGDASENTKKKFRDKCKSYGIPLAIGFDRDRLGGSIGKPERVVLAVLDSGFAAMMRNGLKTMSEVEYIE; translated from the coding sequence ATGAGTAAGCTGATGTCCCAGCTCGGCCTTGCTCAACGGGCGGGCAAGCTGGTGACGGGCGACGAGATTGTCCTCAAGGCGATTCGCGGCAGCCAGGCTCAGCTTGTCATCGTAGCGGGGGATGCATCCGAGAACACGAAGAAGAAGTTTCGGGATAAGTGCAAATCGTACGGTATTCCGTTGGCCATCGGATTTGACAGAGACAGGCTGGGAGGAAGCATCGGCAAGCCGGAGCGGGTCGTGCTGGCTGTATTGGACAGCGGATTTGCGGCCATGATGCGGAACGGACTGAAAACTATGTCGGAGGTGGAGTATATTGAGTAA
- the infB gene encoding translation initiation factor IF-2 — MSKQEKDNKDKLRVYEYAKSLNMSSKEIITILKRLNIPVNNHMSVMENDAVKKVEQFFRDVKANAQAKREGGQPSKPQAQTSQAGTKQTEAAKKPEQHKESNDRQSGQRGARDGQRQPQRGEQQREGNRGQAGRNSDRNAQRGGGGQRDQQRQGEKQTTMNTRPNQTNNRPGGQDSTQRKPQGGPANNSNRGGGQGGQGGQGQRQGKPGNAAASNRSNPPRRFEDSNAKDGKRNNKPGNRRFDDNNKFGGSRGGQGRGRNKGKHNNQQQERREKIDNTPKKIIVRGAMTVGELAKLLHKDASEVIKKLLFLGVMATINQEVDLDTIQLIADEFKVEVDLKLPAIEDPFEAEEEMDDEADLMERPPVVTIMGHVDHGKTTLLDAIRKTNVTSGEAGGITQHIGAYQVEFNQKKITFLDTPGHEAFTLMRARGAQVTDITIIVVAADDGVMPQTVEAISHAKAANVPIIVAVNKIDKPEANPDRVKQELTEYELVPEEWGGDTIFVNVSAKQRMGLEELLEMILLVAEVNEFKANPDKLARGTVIEAELDKGRGPVARILVQHGTLRVGDAFVAGTCFGRVRAMVNDKGRRLKEAGPSTPVEITGLTDVPQAGDPFMAFEEERKARSIAEKRATTLRESQWGANSRVTLDDLFKHIKEGEMKELNVIIKADVQGSVEALRGSLEKIDVEGVRVKIIHSGAGAITESDIILATASNAIVVGFNVRPDAQAKATADQEKVDIRLHRVIYSIVEEIEQAMKGMLDPEYKEVVIGHAEVRNTFKVGKVGTIAGCMVTQGKISRSADARLIRDGIVVFDGKIDSLKRFKDDAKEVAQGYECGIMLEKFNDIKEGDIIEAFVMEAVER; from the coding sequence TTGAGTAAACAAGAGAAGGACAATAAAGATAAATTGAGAGTTTACGAATATGCCAAATCGCTCAATATGAGCAGCAAGGAAATTATTACGATACTAAAGCGTTTGAACATTCCAGTCAACAACCATATGAGCGTAATGGAGAATGATGCCGTGAAGAAGGTCGAACAGTTTTTCCGTGATGTAAAAGCAAATGCGCAAGCCAAGCGAGAAGGAGGGCAACCTTCGAAGCCGCAAGCGCAGACGAGCCAAGCGGGAACGAAGCAGACCGAAGCGGCGAAAAAGCCGGAGCAGCACAAAGAATCGAACGACAGACAGTCAGGCCAGCGCGGCGCGCGCGACGGCCAGCGTCAACCGCAGCGCGGCGAGCAGCAGCGCGAAGGCAATCGCGGGCAAGCGGGACGCAATTCCGATCGCAATGCGCAGCGTGGCGGAGGCGGTCAACGAGATCAACAAAGACAGGGCGAGAAGCAAACGACAATGAATACGAGACCGAACCAAACCAATAACAGACCGGGCGGACAGGATTCCACACAACGCAAGCCTCAGGGCGGACCAGCGAACAATTCGAACCGCGGCGGCGGCCAAGGCGGCCAAGGCGGCCAGGGACAACGGCAAGGGAAGCCGGGCAATGCGGCGGCTTCGAACCGTTCCAACCCGCCGCGCCGCTTCGAGGATTCCAACGCGAAGGACGGCAAGCGGAACAATAAGCCAGGCAACCGCCGCTTCGACGACAACAACAAGTTCGGCGGTTCCCGGGGCGGACAAGGCCGCGGCCGCAATAAAGGCAAGCACAACAATCAGCAGCAGGAGCGCCGCGAGAAAATCGACAACACACCAAAGAAAATTATCGTTCGCGGCGCGATGACGGTGGGAGAACTGGCGAAGCTGCTTCATAAGGACGCTTCCGAGGTCATCAAGAAGCTGTTGTTCCTCGGGGTTATGGCGACGATCAACCAGGAAGTCGATCTGGACACGATCCAGCTGATTGCGGATGAGTTCAAGGTCGAAGTCGATCTGAAGCTTCCGGCGATCGAGGATCCGTTCGAAGCAGAGGAAGAAATGGACGACGAGGCCGATCTGATGGAGCGTCCGCCGGTCGTTACGATTATGGGCCACGTCGACCACGGGAAGACGACGCTGCTCGACGCTATCCGCAAGACGAACGTTACTAGCGGCGAAGCGGGCGGCATTACCCAGCATATCGGCGCATATCAAGTTGAATTCAATCAGAAAAAGATTACGTTCCTGGATACCCCGGGCCACGAAGCGTTCACGCTGATGCGGGCGCGCGGCGCCCAGGTAACGGACATTACGATTATCGTCGTCGCTGCAGATGACGGCGTTATGCCGCAGACGGTAGAGGCGATCAGCCACGCGAAGGCGGCCAACGTTCCGATCATCGTCGCTGTCAACAAAATTGACAAGCCCGAGGCGAATCCGGATCGCGTGAAGCAGGAATTGACAGAGTATGAGCTCGTTCCGGAGGAGTGGGGCGGAGATACGATCTTCGTCAATGTATCCGCGAAGCAGCGCATGGGTCTGGAAGAACTGCTTGAAATGATTCTGCTCGTCGCCGAGGTCAATGAATTCAAGGCGAACCCGGACAAACTGGCCCGCGGCACCGTCATTGAAGCCGAACTCGACAAGGGACGCGGCCCGGTTGCCCGCATTCTCGTGCAGCATGGCACCTTGCGCGTCGGCGACGCGTTCGTCGCAGGCACCTGCTTCGGGCGGGTGCGCGCGATGGTCAATGACAAGGGACGCCGCCTCAAGGAGGCAGGCCCGTCGACGCCGGTCGAGATTACCGGTCTGACGGATGTTCCGCAAGCAGGCGATCCATTCATGGCGTTCGAGGAAGAGCGCAAAGCCCGCTCCATCGCCGAGAAGCGCGCGACGACGCTTCGGGAGAGCCAGTGGGGCGCGAACTCCCGCGTCACCTTGGACGATCTGTTCAAGCATATTAAGGAAGGCGAGATGAAGGAACTGAACGTCATCATCAAGGCGGACGTTCAAGGATCGGTAGAAGCGCTGCGCGGATCGCTCGAGAAGATCGATGTCGAGGGCGTGCGCGTCAAGATCATTCATTCCGGCGCCGGGGCGATTACCGAGTCGGATATCATTCTCGCCACGGCATCCAACGCGATTGTCGTCGGCTTCAACGTGCGTCCGGACGCGCAAGCGAAAGCGACGGCCGATCAAGAGAAGGTGGATATCCGCCTGCACCGCGTCATCTACTCCATCGTGGAAGAGATTGAACAGGCGATGAAGGGGATGCTCGATCCGGAGTACAAGGAAGTCGTCATCGGACACGCGGAAGTGCGCAATACGTTCAAGGTCGGCAAGGTCGGAACGATCGCCGGCTGCATGGTTACGCAGGGCAAGATCTCGCGTTCGGCCGATGCTCGCCTGATTCGCGACGGTATCGTCGTGTTCGACGGCAAGATCGACTCCTTGAAGCGCTTCAAGGACGATGCCAAGGAAGTGGCGCAAGGCTACGAGTGCGGAATTATGCTGGAGAAGTTCAATGACATCAAGGAAGGCGACATTATCGAGGCATTCGTCATGGAAGCCGTAGAGCGATAA
- the rbfA gene encoding 30S ribosome-binding factor RbfA gives MANFRSGRVGEQMKKELSQLIQLELKDPRIGFVTVTGVDVTNDLSLARVYLSVMGTEEEKEDTIRALEKASGFLRSEIGKRIRLRHTPELSFKIDASIEYGSRIEKLLDDIRDDRETT, from the coding sequence ATGGCAAACTTCCGATCCGGACGGGTTGGCGAGCAGATGAAGAAGGAGCTGAGCCAGCTCATCCAATTGGAATTAAAAGATCCTCGAATCGGGTTTGTCACGGTGACAGGCGTCGATGTAACGAATGACCTGTCGCTGGCCAGAGTCTATCTCAGTGTGATGGGGACGGAAGAAGAGAAGGAAGATACGATCAGAGCACTGGAAAAGGCCAGCGGCTTTCTCCGCTCGGAGATCGGGAAGCGAATCCGTCTGCGCCATACGCCGGAGCTGTCGTTCAAGATCGATGCTTCGATAGAATACGGCAGCCGGATAGAAAAGCTGCTTGACGATATTCGCGACGATCGCGAGACGACATAA
- a CDS encoding DHH family phosphoesterase — MAEMLSERYAEDIERACEFLRTCDDVLVVSHVQPDGDAISSTLVIGWLLNKWNKTYRLVNENGVPGRLRELPMAEQIGSYTDAEEPPEKKYETVICVDCADYARIGKIANWIASDARILNIDHHPTNDRYGEAALIRVNAAATAEILYDLLLAAGVELDEQVGTMLYTGLLTDTGGFRYSNTTPHVMSVASELLKLGVEGNTIAERLLETMSMAQLKLIQRGLSRLAFTPDQRIGWLFITPDDMRDTGAVNEDLEGLVNYARNVEGVDVGLLFKQIDEQSVKVSMRSSERVDVSAIAQSFGGGGHVRAAGCKVSGALEDIIRQVLERVKQEL; from the coding sequence ATGGCAGAAATGTTATCCGAGCGCTACGCGGAAGATATCGAGCGGGCATGCGAATTCCTTCGCACCTGCGACGATGTGCTCGTCGTGTCGCATGTGCAGCCGGACGGGGATGCGATCAGTTCCACGCTCGTCATCGGTTGGCTGCTGAATAAATGGAATAAAACATATCGGCTGGTCAATGAAAATGGCGTGCCGGGCCGGCTGAGGGAATTGCCGATGGCCGAACAGATTGGCAGCTACACGGATGCAGAAGAACCGCCGGAGAAGAAATATGAGACGGTTATCTGCGTGGACTGCGCCGACTATGCGCGCATCGGCAAGATAGCGAACTGGATTGCGTCTGATGCCCGCATTCTGAACATCGATCATCATCCGACCAATGATCGCTACGGCGAAGCGGCGCTGATTCGCGTCAATGCCGCGGCGACGGCGGAGATTCTGTACGATCTTCTGCTGGCAGCGGGCGTCGAGCTTGACGAGCAGGTCGGGACAATGCTCTATACCGGGCTGCTGACCGATACGGGCGGCTTCCGGTACAGCAATACGACTCCGCATGTGATGAGCGTGGCTTCCGAGCTGCTGAAGCTGGGGGTGGAAGGGAACACCATCGCGGAACGGCTGCTGGAGACGATGTCGATGGCCCAGTTGAAGCTGATTCAGCGGGGCTTGTCCCGCCTCGCCTTTACGCCCGATCAGCGAATCGGCTGGCTCTTCATTACGCCGGATGATATGCGGGACACGGGGGCGGTCAATGAAGACCTGGAAGGGCTCGTCAATTATGCCCGCAATGTCGAAGGCGTCGACGTCGGGCTGCTCTTCAAGCAAATTGATGAGCAGAGCGTCAAGGTGAGCATGCGTTCTTCAGAGCGGGTCGATGTCTCCGCGATTGCGCAATCGTTCGGGGGCGGAGGCCATGTCCGGGCCGCCGGCTGCAAAGTAAGCGGCGCGCTGGAAGATATCATTAGACAAGTACTGGAACGGGTGAAACAAGAACTATGA
- the truB gene encoding tRNA pseudouridine(55) synthase TruB, translating to MTELHGVLPVWKPAGWTSHDVVAKVRRLIREKRIGHTGTLDPQVVGVLPLCVGRATRLVEYLQEMPKEYEATLRLGIATDTEDLSGEETERADASHVTEAMVKEALLSFLGPIEQVPPMYSAVKVNGKRLYELAREGKTVERKPRQVTIHHIELIGMALGGAEPEVRFRVRCSKGTYIRTLCVDVGRKLGVPAAMAELIRTRSANFGQEDSFTFAQIEEAMEAGTLAELLIPMDRAVSHFPELRVAPAFARHAVQGKGIPERGLSAPPLTNCIYRLYDEEGTFFGLYHKPDTEQVLRPIKVFVP from the coding sequence ATGACAGAGCTTCATGGTGTTCTTCCGGTATGGAAGCCGGCAGGCTGGACTTCGCACGATGTCGTGGCCAAAGTCCGCCGGCTCATTCGGGAAAAGCGGATCGGGCACACGGGAACGCTCGATCCTCAAGTCGTCGGGGTTCTGCCGTTATGCGTCGGCAGAGCGACCCGGCTGGTTGAATATTTGCAGGAAATGCCGAAGGAGTATGAAGCGACGCTGCGGCTTGGCATAGCGACCGATACGGAGGATTTGTCGGGCGAAGAGACGGAACGCGCCGATGCCTCTCACGTGACCGAAGCGATGGTCAAGGAAGCGCTGCTGTCGTTCCTCGGTCCCATCGAACAGGTTCCTCCGATGTACTCCGCCGTCAAGGTGAACGGCAAGCGGCTCTACGAGCTGGCGCGGGAAGGCAAGACTGTCGAGCGCAAGCCGCGGCAAGTGACGATTCATCACATCGAGCTGATCGGAATGGCGCTTGGCGGCGCTGAACCGGAGGTGCGGTTCCGGGTGCGATGCTCCAAGGGGACATACATACGAACCCTGTGCGTCGACGTCGGACGCAAGCTGGGGGTGCCGGCGGCGATGGCGGAATTGATCCGGACCCGCTCCGCCAATTTCGGGCAAGAGGACAGCTTCACCTTCGCCCAGATCGAAGAAGCGATGGAGGCCGGCACGCTGGCGGAGCTGTTGATTCCGATGGATCGGGCCGTCTCGCATTTTCCCGAGCTGCGGGTGGCGCCCGCCTTCGCGCGGCACGCGGTTCAGGGCAAGGGGATACCGGAGCGGGGGCTGAGCGCTCCGCCTTTGACGAATTGCATCTATCGGTTGTATGATGAAGAAGGAACTTTTTTCGGCTTGTATCACAAGCCGGACACGGAGCAGGTGCTGCGTCCGATCAAGGTCTTTGTGCCTTAA
- a CDS encoding bifunctional riboflavin kinase/FAD synthetase, producing MEKIVLHATDGHADWMAWQQPQVVILGHFDGIHAGHVKVIERGLQYGREHGLPVALMTFHPHPKAVFGDERYTRSLTPPKEKERILARLGIDRLYIIDFNLSFARLKARTFADCLCALGVKHAVVGFDNRFGHRGEGSAELLAEWGEGCFSVDIVPAHNEDDAKVSSTRIRQCLAEGDIAKANQLLARPYLLRGTVIHGDARGRTIGFPTANVDPDEPYVIPRNGVYAVKVKVGGKWHDGVMNIGLKPTFKSGETRPSIEAHLFDFDADIYGEEVAVAVMDFLRAEQKFDGIAALVAQITADAEEARRRLASIEGEAALESVFQG from the coding sequence ATGGAAAAGATAGTGCTACATGCAACAGACGGACATGCGGACTGGATGGCGTGGCAGCAGCCGCAAGTGGTGATCCTCGGTCACTTCGACGGCATTCACGCCGGACACGTGAAGGTGATAGAGCGGGGTCTCCAGTATGGGCGGGAGCATGGCTTGCCTGTCGCCCTAATGACCTTCCATCCTCACCCGAAGGCGGTCTTCGGCGACGAACGGTATACAAGAAGCTTGACTCCGCCGAAGGAGAAGGAACGGATTCTGGCCCGGCTCGGAATCGACCGCTTATATATCATAGACTTCAATCTGAGCTTCGCCCGGCTGAAGGCCCGCACCTTCGCGGACTGCCTGTGCGCTCTCGGCGTGAAGCATGCCGTAGTCGGCTTCGACAACCGGTTCGGCCATCGCGGGGAAGGCTCGGCCGAGCTGCTGGCCGAATGGGGCGAAGGCTGCTTCTCGGTGGATATTGTGCCGGCCCACAACGAAGACGACGCGAAGGTCAGCAGCACCCGCATTCGCCAGTGCCTGGCCGAAGGCGATATCGCGAAAGCGAACCAATTGCTGGCCCGCCCTTATCTGCTGCGCGGCACGGTCATCCATGGCGATGCCCGCGGACGCACGATCGGCTTCCCGACCGCGAACGTGGATCCGGACGAGCCGTATGTCATTCCAAGGAACGGTGTCTATGCGGTCAAGGTGAAGGTTGGCGGGAAGTGGCATGACGGCGTGATGAACATCGGCTTGAAGCCAACCTTCAAGAGCGGGGAGACGAGACCTTCGATCGAGGCGCATCTCTTCGACTTCGATGCGGACATTTACGGCGAGGAAGTGGCCGTGGCCGTCATGGATTTCCTGAGGGCCGAGCAGAAGTTCGACGGCATCGCGGCGCTTGTGGCCCAGATCACGGCCGACGCGGAGGAGGCCCGCCGCCGCCTGGCATCGATTGAGGGAGAGGCGGCATTGGAGAGCGTGTTTCAGGGATAG
- the rpsO gene encoding 30S ribosomal protein S15 produces MALTQERKQQLIDMHKTHESDTGSPEVQIAILTENIVNLTDHLRTHKKDHHSRRGLLKMVGQRRKLLAYLKKKDVKRYSALIEKLGLRR; encoded by the coding sequence ATGGCATTGACTCAAGAGCGCAAGCAACAGCTCATTGACATGCACAAGACGCACGAATCGGATACTGGATCTCCGGAAGTGCAGATTGCTATCCTTACTGAGAACATCGTTAATTTGACGGATCACTTGCGGACACATAAGAAAGACCATCATTCCCGCCGCGGATTGTTGAAAATGGTCGGTCAACGCCGTAAGCTTCTTGCTTACTTGAAGAAGAAGGACGTTAAGCGTTACAGCGCATTGATCGAGAAGCTCGGACTGCGCCGTTAA
- the pnp gene encoding polyribonucleotide nucleotidyltransferase, which produces MNRIEMELGGRPLVLETGRLAKQANGAVKVQYGDTVVLCTVTASKEPKDLDFFPLTVNYEERLYSVGKIPGGFIKREGRPSEKAILASRLIDRPIRPLFPEGFRNDVQIVDLVMSVDQDCSPEIAAMIGTSAALSISDVPFNGPIGGVIVGRIDGQFIINPTVEQEEKTDIHVTVAGTKDAIMMVEAEANEVPEEVMLEAIMFGHEEIRKIVDAIERFAGTAGTAKMEVKLHAVDPEVNAAVRAFAQERLVEAIRIPEKHARQDAIDAINQEAVEHFEAQYIESPERMDDVKETLYDIVKEEVRRLITHDKVRPDGRKLDEIRPIECDTSLLPRTHGSGLFTRGQTQALSVCTLGALGDVQILDGISLEESKRFMHHYNFPPFSVGEARPLRAPGRREIGHGALGERALSKVIPPESDFPYTIRLVSEVLESNGSTSQASICASTLAMMDAGVPIKAPVAGIAMGLIKDGEHFSILSDIQGMEDHLGDMDFKVAGTAEGVTAIQMDIKIDGIDRSILTQALAQAREGRLFILDKMLEVIDKPRETLSPYAPKILIMQINPDKIRDVIGAGGKVVNKIIDETGVKIDIEQDGRIFIASPNEESNIRARDMIEAIVKEVVVGEVYTGTVKRIEKFGAFVEILPGKEGLVHISQMAAERIAKVEDVASIGDKIEVKVVEIDQQGRINLSRRVLLEPAQPEGAGNADGSGTDRPRSGGRPPHGGSRPRGPRPPRPQS; this is translated from the coding sequence ATGAACCGCATCGAGATGGAACTTGGCGGAAGACCGCTTGTACTCGAGACGGGACGCTTGGCGAAGCAGGCCAACGGCGCCGTCAAGGTTCAATACGGTGACACGGTCGTCTTGTGTACCGTGACCGCTTCGAAGGAACCAAAAGATTTAGACTTTTTTCCGCTAACCGTGAATTATGAAGAGCGTCTCTATTCCGTGGGCAAGATACCCGGGGGATTCATCAAGCGGGAAGGGCGTCCGAGCGAGAAGGCGATCCTCGCGAGCCGACTCATTGACCGTCCGATTCGCCCGCTGTTCCCGGAAGGCTTCCGCAATGACGTTCAGATTGTCGATCTCGTCATGAGCGTCGATCAGGATTGCTCGCCGGAGATAGCGGCCATGATTGGAACGTCCGCTGCGCTGTCGATCTCCGACGTGCCGTTCAACGGCCCTATCGGAGGGGTTATCGTCGGCCGGATTGACGGTCAATTCATCATTAACCCTACCGTGGAACAGGAAGAGAAGACCGACATTCACGTTACGGTCGCAGGCACGAAGGATGCGATCATGATGGTCGAAGCGGAAGCGAACGAAGTGCCGGAAGAAGTGATGCTGGAAGCGATCATGTTCGGCCACGAAGAGATTCGCAAGATTGTCGACGCGATCGAGCGCTTTGCCGGGACGGCCGGAACGGCGAAGATGGAGGTCAAGCTCCATGCCGTTGACCCTGAGGTCAATGCCGCGGTCCGCGCCTTTGCGCAGGAGCGTCTGGTGGAAGCGATCCGCATACCGGAGAAGCATGCCCGCCAAGATGCGATCGACGCCATCAATCAGGAAGCGGTCGAGCATTTTGAAGCGCAGTATATCGAGTCGCCTGAGCGGATGGATGATGTGAAGGAGACGCTGTACGACATTGTCAAGGAAGAAGTGCGCCGCTTGATTACGCATGATAAAGTGCGCCCGGACGGCCGCAAGCTGGATGAGATTCGCCCGATTGAGTGCGATACGAGCCTGCTGCCGCGCACGCACGGTTCCGGCTTGTTCACGCGGGGCCAGACGCAGGCGTTGAGCGTTTGTACGCTTGGCGCGCTGGGCGATGTGCAGATTCTGGACGGCATCTCGCTGGAAGAATCGAAGCGTTTCATGCATCACTATAACTTCCCGCCGTTCTCCGTCGGGGAAGCTCGTCCATTGCGGGCTCCGGGACGCCGCGAGATTGGGCATGGCGCGCTCGGCGAACGTGCGCTCTCCAAGGTTATCCCGCCAGAGTCGGATTTCCCGTACACGATCCGTCTTGTCTCCGAGGTGCTGGAATCGAACGGCTCCACCTCACAGGCCAGCATCTGCGCGAGCACGCTGGCGATGATGGATGCGGGCGTGCCGATCAAAGCGCCGGTCGCAGGCATTGCGATGGGACTGATCAAGGACGGAGAGCATTTCTCGATTCTGTCCGATATTCAAGGGATGGAAGACCATCTCGGCGATATGGACTTCAAAGTGGCAGGGACCGCCGAAGGGGTTACCGCCATTCAGATGGATATCAAAATCGACGGCATTGACCGCAGTATCTTGACGCAAGCCTTGGCGCAAGCGCGCGAAGGGCGCCTGTTCATCCTGGACAAGATGCTTGAGGTCATCGACAAGCCGCGCGAGACGCTGTCTCCGTATGCGCCTAAGATTTTGATCATGCAGATCAATCCGGACAAAATCCGTGACGTCATCGGGGCGGGCGGCAAGGTGGTCAACAAGATTATCGATGAGACCGGCGTCAAAATCGATATCGAGCAGGATGGCCGCATCTTCATCGCATCGCCGAATGAAGAGTCCAATATTCGCGCCCGCGATATGATCGAAGCGATCGTCAAGGAAGTCGTCGTCGGCGAAGTCTATACCGGAACGGTGAAGCGCATTGAGAAGTTCGGCGCGTTCGTGGAGATTCTTCCAGGCAAGGAAGGACTCGTTCATATTTCGCAAATGGCGGCCGAGCGCATCGCGAAGGTGGAGGATGTCGCTTCCATCGGCGACAAGATCGAAGTCAAGGTGGTCGAGATTGATCAACAAGGCCGCATCAATCTGTCGCGCCGCGTACTGCTAGAGCCGGCACAGCCGGAAGGGGCAGGGAATGCAGACGGAAGCGGAACGGACCGCCCGCGCAGCGGAGGTCGTCCGCCGCATGGCGGATCGCGTCCAAGAGGCCCGCGTCCGCCACGGCCGCAATCGTAA